Proteins from a single region of Rhipicephalus microplus isolate Deutch F79 unplaced genomic scaffold, USDA_Rmic scaffold_45, whole genome shotgun sequence:
- the LOC119164725 gene encoding uncharacterized protein LOC119164725 isoform X1, translating to MFRVKATLKLSRTLPCTTNFCCLTCGPAHSLCLYDGVDFECTSFTELVFHLAVPGSGQFADCSASRAQQCETVLLAQQVNDASRATVPELLTRCRYIRQNLNCLLNYTALCLPLEQKEEKSQVIVSARKYAYATCEDRDAVKEHWKDGACFQKPEVQRCNGDYDAQMKKYQLNSKYPSEEQCRRYMNYQRCMRRAASLVCNKEGIEFLGLFLYDREPTLSWMCSDDYRQPLRIEAAPTPAAINQATCTSLVSRDLQRCTDKHQKATAGLGYRKQSSNRKSTGLQLSDEEHKTRLCCAFGEFAHCVRTAVQVKCSTDRNALVESILQQALEFVGHHCDNYYYGSSLCSTGTTLTSTQAIMLLLALVSACFAVQH from the exons ATGTTCAGAGTCAAAGCGACACTAAAGCTTTCTCGAACACTTCCGTGTACCACAAACTTTTGCTGTTTGACGTGTGGTCCTGCGCACTCTTTGTGTTTGTATGACGGTGTTGATTTCGAGTGCACTTCATTCACTGAGCTTGTCTTTCATCTCGCAGTGCCGGGCAGCGGCCAGTTCGCCGACTGCAGCGCAAGCCGTGCGCAGCAGTGCGAGACCGTGTTGCTGGCACAGCAAGTGAACGATGCCTCCAGGGCCACTGTCCCCGAACTCCTTACGCGTTGTCG GTACATCCGGCAGAACCTGAACTGCCTGCTCAACTACACTGCCCTGTGCCTGCCTCTGGAGCAGAAAGAGGAAAAGTCGCAGGTCATCGTCTCGGCGCGTAAATATGCGTATGCCACCTGCGAAGACCGGGACGCCGTCAAAG AGCACTGGAAGGATGGTGCATGCTTTCAGAAGCCCGAAGTTCAGCGCTGCAACGGCGACTATGATGCTCAGATGAAGAAATATCAGCTCAATAGCAAGTACCCATCTGAAGAACAGTGCAG GCGGTACATGAATTACCAGAGGTGCATGCGGAGGGCCGCTAGCCTTGTGTGCAACAAAGAGGGCATTGAGTTCTTGGGCCTGTTTCTGTACGACCGGGAGCCAACACTGTCCTGGATGTGCAGCGACGATTACCGACAGCCACTGCGCATTGAAGCTGCACCCACTCCAG CAGCAATCAACCAGGCCACCTGCACTAGTCTTGTGAGCAGAGACCTGCAACGATGCACGGACAAACACCAGAAGGCTACAGCCGGCCTTGGCTACCGGAAGCAGTCATCCAATCGCAAGTCAACGGGCCTACAGCTCTCCGACGAAGAGCACAAGACTAGGCTTTGCTG CGCTTTTGGGGAGTTTGCCCATTGTGTGCGCACGGCCGTCCAGGTGAAGTGCAGCACAGACCGCAATGCCCTAGTTGAGAGCATCCTGCAGCAGGCGCTAGAGTTTGTCGGGCACCACTGCGACAACTACTACTACGGCTCAAGTCTCTGCTCGACCGGGACAACCCTGACGTCGACGCAAGCGATAATGCTCCTCCTGGCGTTGGTTTCAGCCTGCTTTGCTGTGCAGCACTGA
- the LOC119164725 gene encoding uncharacterized protein LOC119164725 isoform X2, with protein sequence MFRVKATLKLSRTLPCTTNFCCLTCGPAHSLCLYDGVDFECTSFTELVFHLAVPGSGQFADCSASRAQQCETVLLAQQVNDASRATVPELLTRCRYIRQNLNCLLNYTALCLPLEQKEEKSQVIVSARKYAYATCEDRDAVKEHWKDGACFQKPEVQRCNGDYDAQMKKYQLNSKYPSEEQCRRYMNYQRCMRRAASLVCNKEGIEFLGLFLYDREPTLSWMCSDDYRQPLRIEAAPTPAINQATCTSLVSRDLQRCTDKHQKATAGLGYRKQSSNRKSTGLQLSDEEHKTRLCCAFGEFAHCVRTAVQVKCSTDRNALVESILQQALEFVGHHCDNYYYGSSLCSTGTTLTSTQAIMLLLALVSACFAVQH encoded by the exons ATGTTCAGAGTCAAAGCGACACTAAAGCTTTCTCGAACACTTCCGTGTACCACAAACTTTTGCTGTTTGACGTGTGGTCCTGCGCACTCTTTGTGTTTGTATGACGGTGTTGATTTCGAGTGCACTTCATTCACTGAGCTTGTCTTTCATCTCGCAGTGCCGGGCAGCGGCCAGTTCGCCGACTGCAGCGCAAGCCGTGCGCAGCAGTGCGAGACCGTGTTGCTGGCACAGCAAGTGAACGATGCCTCCAGGGCCACTGTCCCCGAACTCCTTACGCGTTGTCG GTACATCCGGCAGAACCTGAACTGCCTGCTCAACTACACTGCCCTGTGCCTGCCTCTGGAGCAGAAAGAGGAAAAGTCGCAGGTCATCGTCTCGGCGCGTAAATATGCGTATGCCACCTGCGAAGACCGGGACGCCGTCAAAG AGCACTGGAAGGATGGTGCATGCTTTCAGAAGCCCGAAGTTCAGCGCTGCAACGGCGACTATGATGCTCAGATGAAGAAATATCAGCTCAATAGCAAGTACCCATCTGAAGAACAGTGCAG GCGGTACATGAATTACCAGAGGTGCATGCGGAGGGCCGCTAGCCTTGTGTGCAACAAAGAGGGCATTGAGTTCTTGGGCCTGTTTCTGTACGACCGGGAGCCAACACTGTCCTGGATGTGCAGCGACGATTACCGACAGCCACTGCGCATTGAAGCTGCACCCACTCCAG CAATCAACCAGGCCACCTGCACTAGTCTTGTGAGCAGAGACCTGCAACGATGCACGGACAAACACCAGAAGGCTACAGCCGGCCTTGGCTACCGGAAGCAGTCATCCAATCGCAAGTCAACGGGCCTACAGCTCTCCGACGAAGAGCACAAGACTAGGCTTTGCTG CGCTTTTGGGGAGTTTGCCCATTGTGTGCGCACGGCCGTCCAGGTGAAGTGCAGCACAGACCGCAATGCCCTAGTTGAGAGCATCCTGCAGCAGGCGCTAGAGTTTGTCGGGCACCACTGCGACAACTACTACTACGGCTCAAGTCTCTGCTCGACCGGGACAACCCTGACGTCGACGCAAGCGATAATGCTCCTCCTGGCGTTGGTTTCAGCCTGCTTTGCTGTGCAGCACTGA